The Triticum dicoccoides isolate Atlit2015 ecotype Zavitan chromosome 6A, WEW_v2.0, whole genome shotgun sequence genome has a window encoding:
- the LOC119318579 gene encoding putative aconitate hydratase, cytoplasmic, which translates to MAASGTEHAYSNILTSLPKPEGGEYGKFYSLPALNDPRIDKLPYSIRILLESAIRNCDGFQVTKNDVEKIIDWENTSPKLAEIPFKPARVLLQDFTGVPAVVDLAAMRDALAKLGSDANKINPLVPVDLVIDHSVQVDVARSSNALQSNMELEFTRNRERFGFLKWGSTAFQNMLVVPPGSGIVHQVNLEYLGRVVFNTDGIMYPDSVVGTDSHTTMIDGLGVAGWGVGGIEAEATMLGQPMSMVLPGVVGFKLTGKLRNGVTATDLVLTVTQMLRKHGVVGKFVEFHGEGMGKLSLADRATIANMSPEYGATMGFFPVDHVTLDYLRLTGRSDETVSMIEAYLRANNMFVDYNEPQLERVYSSYLALDLDEVEPCISGPKRPHDRVTLKDMKSDWHACLDNKVGFKGFAVPKEQQDKVVKFDFNGQPAELKHGSVVIAAITSCTNTSNPSVMLGAALVAKKACELGLEVKPWVKTSLAPGSGVVTKYLLKSGLQEYFNKQGFHLVGYGCTTCIGNSGELHESVSAAITENDVVAAAVLSGNRNFEGRVHPLTRANYLASPPLVVAYALAGTVDIDFEKEPIGVGKDGKEVFFRDIWPTTEEIAEVVQSSVLPDMFKSTYEAITKGNPMWNQLPVPEASLYSWDSNSTYIHEPPYFKDMTMSPPGPHAVKNAYCLLNFGDSITTDHISPAGSIHRDSPAAKYLLERGVDRKDFNSYGSRRGNDEVMARGTFANIRIVNKFLGGEVGPKTIHVPTGEKLSVFDAATKYKSEGHDTIILAGAEYGSGSSRDWAAKGPMLLGVKAVISKSFERIHRSNLVGMGIIPLCFKAGEDADSLGLTGHERYTINLPTDVSEIRPGQDVTITTDNDKSFTCILRFDTEVELAYYNHGGILPYVIRNMAAAQN; encoded by the exons ATGGCCGCCTCAG GTACTGAGCATGCCTACAGCAATATTTTGACCAGCCTCCCTAAGCCCGAGGGTGGTGAATACGGGAAATTCTACAGCCTTCCTGCACTAAATGATCCAAGGATCG ATAAGCTGCCCTACTCTATCCGTATTCTTCTGGAGTCAGCTATCCGTAACTGTGATGGCTTCCAAGTTACCAAGAATGATGTCGAGAAAATCATTGACTGGGAGAACACATCTCCGAAGCTGGCTGAGATACCTTTCAAACCAGCACGAGTTCTGCTCCAG GACTTCACTGGAGTCCCAGCAGTTGTAGATCTTGCAGCTATGCGTGATGCGTTGGCTAAGTTGGGCAGTGATGCGAACAAGATCAATCCATTG GTTCCGGTGGATCTTGTTATTGACCACTCGGTGCAGGTGGATGTAGCAAGGTCGTCCAATGCATTGCAGTCGAACATGGAGCTGGAATTTACCCGCAACAGAGAAAGATTTGGTTTTCTTAAATGGGGCTCAACTGCTTTCCAAAACATGCTGGTTGTCCCCCCAGGTTCTGGTATTGTTCACCAG GTCAATCTCGAGTATCTTGGCAGAGTTGTTTTCAACACAGATGGCATCATGTACCCTGACAGCGTTGTTGGCACTGATTCACACACCACTATGATTGATGGTTTGGGTGTTGCTGGCTGGGGAGTTGGTGGTATTGAAGCAGAGGCTACAATGCTTGGGCAG CCGATGAGCATGGTGTTGCCTGGTGTGGTTGGGTTCAAGTTGACTGGAAAGCTAAGGAATGGTGTCACTGCTACCGACCTTGTTCTTACTGTTACCCAAATGCTAAGGAAGCATGGTGTTGTTGGCAAATTTGTCGAATTCCATG GTGAAGGTATGGGCAAACTGTCTTTGGCTGACAGGGCCACAATTGCTAACATGTCACCCGAATATGGAGCTACCATGGGCTTCTTCCCTGTAGACCATGTGACATTAGATTATCTCAGATTGACTGGCCGAAGCGATGAAACT GTGTCAATGATCGAAGCATATCTACGAGCTAATAATATGTTTGTGGACTATAATGAG CCTCAATTAGAAAGAGTTTACTCTTCGTATCTTGCGCTGGACCTTGATGAGGTAGAGCCTTGCATTTCTGGCCCGAAGAG GCCGCATGACCGTGTCACTTTGAAGGACATGAAATCAGATTGGCATGCTTGCCTGGACAACAAAGTTGGTTTCAAG GGCTTTGCGGTGCCGAAGGAACAACAGGATAAGGTTGTGAAATTTGACTTTAATGGACAACCTGCTGAACTGAAGCATGGCAGTGTTGTTATAGCAGCAATTACTAGTTGCACAAACACATCAAACCCCAGCGTTATGCTTGGTGCTGCCCTTGTCGCAAAGAAAGCTTGCGAATTGGGTCTCGAG GTCAAACCATGGGTAAAGACAAGCCTTGCCCCTGGATCTGGGGTTGTCACTAAATACTTGCTAAAGAG TGGCCTTCAAGAATACTTCAACAAGCAAGGATTCCATCTTGTTGGATATGGGTGTACCACTTGCATTGGCAATTCTGGTGAACTCCATGAATCTGTATCAGCTGCCATTACAGAAAATG atgttgttgctgctgctgtgttGTCGGGCAACCGTAACTTTGAGGGGCGTGTGCACCCTTTGACTCGGGCCAATTACCTTGCTTCACCACCTCTGGTTGTTGCATATGCACTTGCTGGCACT GTTGACATTGATTTTGAGAAGGAACCCATTGGAGTTGGAAAGGATGGCAAGGAAGTTTTCTTCAGGGATATATGGCCCACAACTGAAGAAATCGCAGAG GTTGTACAATCCAGTGTGCTGCCTGACATGTTCAAGAGCACATACGAGGCCATCACAAAAGGCAACCCAATGTGGAACCAGCTTCCTGTCCCAGAAGCATCGCTCTACTCATGGGATTCAAACTCAACTTACATCCACGAGCCCCCCTACTTCAAGGACATGACCATGTCCCCGCCTGGCCCACACGCGGTGAAGAACGCCTACTGCTTGCTCAACTTTGGAGACAGCATTACCACGGATCATATTTCACCCGCAGGCAGCATCCACAGGGACAGTCCTGCTGCCAAGTATTTGCTTGAGCGTGGCGTGGACCGGAAAGACTTCAACTCGTATGGTAGCCGGCGCGGTAACGATGAGGTGATGGCAAGAGGAACATTTGCAAACATCAGGATTGTGAACAAGTTTTTGGGTGGAGAGGTTGGGCCCAAGACTATTCATGTGCCCACAGGGGAGAAGCTCTCTGTTTTCGATGCAGCCACG AAATACAAGTCTGAAGGTCATGATACGATCATTCTTGCTGGCGCCGAGTATGGGAGTGGCAGCTCTCGTGATTGGGCCGCCAAGGGACCAATGCTTCTC GGTGTGAAAGCGGTGATTTCCAAGAGCTTTGAGCGGATCCACCGAAGCAACTTGGTCGGGATGGGGATCATCCCGCTGTGCTTCAAAGCCGGCGAGGATGCCGACTCACTCGGCCTTACTGGACATGAGCGCTACACCATCAACCTTCCCACCGATGTCAGTGAGATCCGCCCTGGCCAGGATGTGACCATCACCACGGACAACGATAAATCCTTCACTTGCATACTTCGCTTTGACACAGAG GTGGAGTTGGCCTACTACAACCATGGAGGCATCCTGCCCTATGTAATCCGCAACATGGCAGCAGCTCAGAACTAG
- the LOC119318581 gene encoding protein DETOXIFICATION 35-like, with protein sequence MEAPLLVKRPSVVAEEDAAAPRSYAEARQAFVREAERLWVIAAPITFNILCLYGVNSATQLFAGRLGNLQLSAAAVGLSVVSNFSFGFLLGMGSALETLCGQAYGAGQLGALGVYMQRSWIILAVSAVLLSPLYVFATPILRALGQDDAIADAAGDFTLRILPQMFSLALTFPTQKFLQAQSKVMVLAWISLAALAAHVAMLYLFVSRLGWGLAGAAAAYDVTSWGIAVAQVVYVVRWCGDGGGWDGLSWKAFEGLWAFAKLSLASAVMLCLEVWYMMVLVVLTGHLDDAEIAVGSVSICMNLNGWEAMLFIGLNAAISVRVSNELGSGRPRAAKHAVASVIAQSLLIGLLAMALILAYRNSFAALFTGDRAMQVAVGKVAYLLAVTMVLNSVQPVISGVAIGGGWQALVAYINLGCYYAFGLPLGFCLGYLLRLGPQGIWAGMLCGTALQTAVLLAVIWNTDWEDEAAQANERISAWAGESKQLVQGDAGAGDDGDLKEAFRV encoded by the coding sequence ATGGAGGCGCCGCTGCTGGTGAAGAGGCCGTCCGTGGTCGCGGAGGAGGACGCGGCGGCGCCGAGGAGCTACGCGGAGGCGCGGCAGGCGTTTGTGCGGGAGGCGGAGCGGCTGTGGGTCATCGCGGCCCCCATCACCTTCAACATCCTCTGCCTCTACGGCGTCAACTCCGCCACGCAGCTCTTCGCCGGCCGCCTCGGCAACCTGcagctctccgccgccgccgtcggcctcTCCGTCGTCTCCAACTTCTCCTTCGGCTTCCTCCTCGGCATGGGCAGCGCGCTGGAGACGCTCTGCGGGCAGGCGTacggggccggccagctgggcgcgCTCGGCGTGTACATGCAGCGGTCGTGGATCATCCTCGCCGTCTCGGCCGTCCTGCTCTCCCCGCTCTACGTCTTCGCCACGCCCATCCTGCGCGCGCTCGGCCAGGACGACGCCATCGCCGACGCCGCGGGCGACTTCACGCTCCGCATCCTCCCGCAGATGTTCTCCCTCGCGCTCACCTTCCCCACGCAGAAGTTCCTGCAGGCGCAGAGCAAGGTGATGGTGCTGGCCTGGATCAGCctcgccgcgctcgccgcgcacgtCGCCATGCTGTACCTCTTCGTGTCGCGCCTCGGGTGGgggctcgccggcgccgccgcggccTACGACGTCACCTCGTGGGGCATCGCCGTGGCGCAGGTGGTGTACGTGGTGCGATGGTGCGGGGACGGCGGCGGGTGGGACGGCCTGTCGTGGAAGGCGTTCGAGGGGCTGTGGGCGTTCGCCAAGCTCTCGCTGGCCTCCGCCGTGATGCTCTGCCTGGAGGTCTGGTACATGATGGTGCTCGTGGTCCTCACGGGCCACCTCGACGACGCGGAGATCGCCGTGGGCTCCGTGTCCATCTGCATGAACCTCAACGGGTGGGAGGCGATGCTGTTCATCGGGCTGAACGCGGCCATCAGCGTGCGCGTGTCCAACGAGCTGGGCTCCGGCCGTCCGCGGGCGGCGAAGCACGCCGTGGCGTCGGTCATCGCCCAGTCCCTGCTCATCGGCCTGCTCGCCATGGCGCTCATCCTGGCCTACCGCAACAGCTTCGCGGCGCTCTTCACGGGCGACCGGGCCATGCAGGTCGCCGTGGGGAAGGTGGCCTACCTGCTGGCGGTCACCATGGTGCTCAACAGCGTGCAGCCGGTGATCTCCGGGGTGGCCATCGGCGGCGGGTGGCAGGCGCTGGTGGCGTACATCAACCTGGGCTGTTACTACGCCTTCGGGTTGCCCCTGGGGTTCTGCCTCGGCTACCTCCTCCGGCTCGGGCCCCAGGGCATCTGGGCGGGGATGCTGTGCGGGACGGCGCTGCAGACGGCGGTCCTGCTCGCCGTGATCTGGAACACGGACTGGGAGGACGAGGCGGCGCAGGCGAACGAACGGATCAGCGCGTGGGCCGGCGAGAGCAAGCAGCTGGTTCAGGGGGacgccggcgccggcgacgacggTGACCTCAAGGAAGCGTTCCGAGTGTGA